A window of Adhaeribacter arboris genomic DNA:
AGCAATAACGTGTTCCAACGGACCACCTTGCGTACCGGGAAAAACAGCGGCATCCAATACCGACGACATCATCCGGAGATCGCCCTTCGGCGTTTTTAATCCCCAGGGGTTTTCAAAATCCTGCGGCATCATAATCATCCCACCCCGCGGGCCACGTAGGGTTTTGTGAGTAGTAGTAGTAACAATGTGGCAATATTCAAAAGGGTCGTTTAATAAACCACGGGCAATTAACCCGGCCGGGTGCGAGATATCGGCCATTAGCAAAGCGTCCACCGCATCGGCGGCTTCGCGCAAACGTTCGTAATTCCAATCGCGGGAATAAGCCGAAGCACCGCAAATAATTAACTTTGGTTTTTCTTTTACGGCAATCTCGTGTACTTTGTCCCAGTCAATCAAGCCAGTTTCCTGCTCCACGCCGTAGAACAGCGGCTGGTATAGCTTGCCCGAAAAATTTACCGGCGAGCCGTGGGTTAAGTGGCCGCCGTGCGATAAATCAAAGCCTAAGATTTTATCACCGGGGTTAATAACGCCCAGCATAACCGCCGCGTTGGCTTGCGCCCCGGAATGAGGTTGCACGTTTACCCAAGCCGCATTAAATAATTCTTTGGCTCGATCAATGGCCAATTGCTCCGCCTGATCGACAATTTCGCAACCGCCATAATACCGTTTGCCAGGTAAGCCTTCGGCGTATTTGTTGGTCAATTCACTCCCCATGGCTTGCATTACTTGCTCCGACACAAAATTTTCGGAAGCAATTAATTCAATACCGTGTGTCTGGCGTTCTTTTTCCTGGCGGATTAAATCAAAAATGGCGGTGTCTCTCTGCATTTTAAATAAGTATAGAATGATAAAGCGAGTCCAAAATTACAGTAAGAAGTTTAATAAACCAATGCCATTTTTCAGGTAAATCCAGATTGCGGCCAGATGCCTTTATTTGCCTTTATTTTATTGTTCTGCACCCTATAAACGATTTAATTTTAAATTCAGATTGCCCGAATAAAAAAAGGAAAGCGAATGCTTTCCTTTTCCTAATGGTAACAAGTATTGCGGTTAGTGTTTAATTATTTTAGTCTGGGCCGCCTGGGTAGGAGTAGTAGCATTAATAAAGTATACGCCCACCGGTAAGCGACTTACATTTACCTTTATTTCACCTTGTGTTAGTTTAGGCCCCATTATTTGATTAGAAACAACTCT
This region includes:
- the glyA gene encoding serine hydroxymethyltransferase, with the protein product MQRDTAIFDLIRQEKERQTHGIELIASENFVSEQVMQAMGSELTNKYAEGLPGKRYYGGCEIVDQAEQLAIDRAKELFNAAWVNVQPHSGAQANAAVMLGVINPGDKILGFDLSHGGHLTHGSPVNFSGKLYQPLFYGVEQETGLIDWDKVHEIAVKEKPKLIICGASAYSRDWNYERLREAADAVDALLMADISHPAGLIARGLLNDPFEYCHIVTTTTHKTLRGPRGGMIMMPQDFENPWGLKTPKGDLRMMSSVLDAAVFPGTQGGPLEHVIASKAVSFYEALSEDYLNYIIQVQKNAKALAKALTERGYQIISGGTDNHLMLIDLRSKGLSGKLAENTLIKADITINKNMVPFDDKSPFVTSGMRIGSAAVTTRGLKENDMERIVALIDEVLTNHDNDAKIGAVKQEINSWMKDVPLFNF